The Populus alba chromosome 6, ASM523922v2, whole genome shotgun sequence genome contains a region encoding:
- the LOC118042134 gene encoding putative disease resistance protein RGA4, with protein sequence MAEGVLFNIAEKIIKTLGSLTAQEVALWWGLKDQLRKLNDTVTSIKAVIQDAEEQAQKQNHQIEVWLKKLREAVYDAEDLLDDFSTQVLRKQLMPGKRVSREVRLFLSRSNQFVYGLRMGHRVKALRETLDDIETDSKRFNFVARQEEGASLTTVRGETTSSEPEVIVGRVGDKVVVKTFLMNSNYEHNVSVISVVGIGGLGKTTLAQHVYNDEQVQVHFGVKLWVSVSGSLDVRKIIKGAVGSDSDDQLESLKKKLEEKIEKKKYLLVLDDVWDGEDGKDDGEKWDRLKELLPRDAVGSKIVVTTRSHLIAKFTSTVEPPHVLEGLSVDESWDLFRSKAFPQGQESGHVDERIRQEIVERCCGVPLVIKAIARLMSMKDRAQWLSFIQQELPNRVKDDNIIDTLKLSYDPLPSFMKHCFAYCSLFPKGHSIDVKSLIQLWMAQGFISSSNSGGGSLEIDGLSCFENLLWRSFFHEVEKDRFGNIKSCKMHDFMHDLATHVAGFQSIKVERRGNRISELTRHVSFDTELDLSLPSAQRLRTLVLLPGGKWDEGSGVSICRDFRRLRVLVLSDFGMNEVSPLIEKIKHLKYLDLSNNEMEALSNSVTSLVNLQVLKLNGCSNLKELPRDISKLISLRHLDVGCTLDDDLCENLEYMPRGIGKLTSLQTLSCFVVAKKKSPKSEIISGVDELRMLNELRGRLEIRVKGYEGGSCVSEFEGAKLIDKKYILSLTVWWDPDLDSNSDIDLYDKMLQSLQPNSSLQELRVEGYGGMRFPSWVSNLSNLASIVLKDCGRLKHIPPLDGIPSLEELVIAVLGDLEYIDSEGVGGIGGSTFFPSLKRLHIEDCFRLKGWWKRWSRDEMNDESTIEEGLIMLSFPRLSSLRISDCPNLTSMPLFPTLDEDLYLYETSSMPLQQTMKMTSPVSSTSSSSSFIRPLSKLKILGMTSIDDMESLPEVGLQNLSSLQQLWISLCPTLKSLPLPDQGMHSLQKLEVSFCRLLKSLSESESQGMIPYLPSLQFLRISYCGEELSGRTRGWGKESEEEWPPNIKHIPDIVINRNYIQKEGRYVKGEGLRSDL encoded by the coding sequence ATGGCTGAAGGTGTGCTCTTCAATATTGCggagaaaataataaagacaTTAGGTTCCCTAACTGCTCAGGAGGTTGCACTGTGGTGGGGGCTCAAAGATCAATTGCGGAAGCTCAATGACACAGTTACCAGTATTAAGGCTGTGATTCAAGACGCTGAGGAGCAGGCACAAAAACAGAACCATCAAATCGAAGTCTGGCTCAAGAAGCTGCGGGAAGCTGTATATGATGCAGAGGATTTGCTGGACGATTTCTCAACACAAGTTCTGCGGAAACAATTGATGCCCGGGAAAAGAGTATCGAGGGAGGTACGCCTTTTTCTCTCAAGATCAAACCAATTTGTGTATGGTTTACGGATGGGTCATAGAGTTAAAGCACTTAGAGAGACACTAGATGACATTGAAACTGACAGTAAAAGATTCAATTTTGTGGCTCGTCAAGAGGAGGGAGCTTCATTGACTACTGTCAGGGGGGAAACAACCTCCTCTGAACCTGAAGTGATAGTTGGGAGAGTAGGTGACAAAGTGGTGGTTAAAACTTTTCTGATGAATTCCAACTATGAACATAATGTTTCTGTCATCTCTGTAGTTGGAATAGGAGGGTTGGGGAAGACCACACTAGCTCAACATGTTTACAATGATGAGCAAGTTCAGGTGCACTTTGGTGTGAAACTCTGGGTAAGTGTCTCAGGCAGCTTAGATGTTAGAAAGATTATCAAAGGGGCTGTAGGTAGTGATTCTGATGATCAGTTAGAGAGTCTGAAAAAAAAGCTTGaagagaaaatagagaaaaagaagtaTCTTCTTGTATTAGATGATGTGTGGGATGGTGAGGATGGTAAGGATGATGGTGAAAAATGGGATAGGTTGAAGGAGTTGTTACCACGTGATGCAGTAGGAAGCAAGATAGTTGTAACTACACGTTCTCATTTAATTGCAAAATTCACAAGCACAGTAGAACCACCACATGTTTTAGAAGGTCTGTCAGTAGATGAGTCATGGGATCTTTTTAGAAGCAAGGCATTTCCTCAAGGCCAGGAGTCGGGTCATGTAGATGAGAGAATTAGACAAGAGATTGTAGAGAGGTGTTGTGGAGTTCCTTTGGTCATAAAGGCAATTGCGAGGTTAATGTCTATGAAAGATAGAGCCCAGTGGTTGTCCTTTATCCAACAAGAACTTCCAAATAGGGTCAAAGATGATAACATCATAGATACCCTTAAGTTAAGCTACGATCCTCTTCCATCATTTATGAAGCATTGCTTTGCATACTGTAGCTTATTCCCAAAAGGTCATAGCATTGATGTGAAGTCATTGATTCAACTTTGGATGGCACAAGGGTTCATTAGCTCTTCAAATTCAGGTGGTGGGAGTCTTGAAATTGATGGTCTTAGTTGCTTTGAGAATTTACTGTGGAGGTCATTCTTCCATGAAGTGGAAAAGGATAGATTTGGGAATATAAAAAGTTGCAAAATGCATGATTTTATGCATGATCTTGCAACCCATGTCGCTGGTTTTCAGAGTATCAAAGTGGAGCGTCGAGGAAATAGGATTAGTGAATTGACTCGGCACGTGTCATTTGACACGGAATTAGATTTGTCTTTGCCTAGTGCACAACGTCTAAGAACACTTGTATTATTGCCAGGTGGAAAATGGGATGAGGGGTCAGGGGTGTCAATTTGTCGGGACTTTAGGCGTTTACGTGTGCTTGTTTTGAGTGATTTTGGAATGAATGAAGTGTCACCTCTCATTGAAAAGATCAAGCAccttaaatatcttgatctttcAAATAATGAGATGGAGGCGCTTTCTAATTCTGTCACCAGTCTGGTAAATTTGCAAGTGCTCAAGCTCAATGGTTGTAGTAACCTTAAGGAACTACCTAGGGATATTAGTAAGCTGATCAGTCTGAGGCATCTTGATGTTGGTTGCACTCTTGATGATGATTTATGTGAAAATTTAGAGTATATGCCTCGTGGGATTGGAAAATTAACTAGTCTACAGACATTGTCATGTTTTGTGgttgcaaaaaaaaagagtccTAAATCTGAGATAATAAGTGGAGTGGATGAGTTGAGAATGTTAAATGAATTGAGAGGGAGGCTAGAAATAAGAGTCAAGGGATATGAGGGTGGTTCTTGTGTATCAGAATTTGAAGGAGCTAAATTGatcgataaaaaatatattttgtcgTTGACCGTATGGTGGGACCCAGACCTGGATAGTAATTCAGATATTGATTTGTATGATAAAATGTTGCAAAGCCTCCAGCCAAACTCGAGTCTTCAAGAGTTGAGAGTTGAAGGCTATGGAGGTATGAGGTTTCCTAGTTGGGTTTCAAATCTCTCAAATCTTGCAAGTATTGTTCTAAAAGACTGTGGAAGACTTAAGCATATCCCTCCGTTAGATGGAATCCCTTCTCTTGAAGAATTAGTTATTGCGGTATTGGGTGATTTGGAGTACATAGATAGTGAGGGGGTTGGAGGAATAGGAGGGTCGACGTTTTTCCCATCCTTAAAGAGACTTCATATCGAGGATTGTTTTAGACTGAAGGGATGGTGGAAGAGATGGAGTAGAGATGAGATGAATGATGAGTCAACAATAGAAGAAGGGTTGATAATGCTCTCTTTTCCACGTCTTTCTTCCTTGCGCATTTCTGATTGTCCAAATCTGACTTCAATGCCGTTGTTTCCAACTCTCGATGAAGATCTTTATTTGTACGAGACTAGTTCAATGCCATTACAGCAGACAATGAAGATGACATCGCCAGTCTCTTCtacttcctcttcttcttcatttatcCGTCCTCTCTCCAAATTAAAGATTCTAGGTATGACGTCAATTGATGACATGGAATCTCTTCCGGAAGTAGGGCTGCaaaatctctcttctcttcaaCAGCTATGGATCTCTTTATGTCCAACATTGAAGTCTCTGCCACTGCCTGATCAGGGGATGCATTCTCTTCAGAAATTAGAAGTCTCTTTTTGCAGACTATTGAAGTCGCTATCTGAATCTGAATCTCAAGGGATGATACCCTACCTTCCCTCTTTGCAATTCTTAAGAATCAGTTACTGCGGTGAAGAGCTGAGCGGAAGAACAAGAGGATGGGGAAAGGAGAGCGAGGAGGAGTGGCCTCCTAACATTAAACACATTCCAGATATTGTAATTAATAGGAATTACATTCAAAAGGAGGGTCGCTATGTAAAGGGTGAAGGATTGAGATCCGACTTGTAA
- the LOC118042123 gene encoding putative disease resistance protein RGA4 translates to MGHRVKALRERLDAIETDSKKFNFVARQEEGASSTTAREQTTSSEPEKIVGRESDKEAVKIFLMNSIYEHNVSVISVVGMGGLGKTTLAQHVYNNEQVQAHFGVRLWVSVSGSLDVRKIIKGAVGTGDSDDQLESLKEKLERKIEKKKYLLVLDDVWDGEDDGEKWYRLKELLPRDVVGSKIVVTTRSHVIAKFTSTIEPHVLEGLSVDESWDLFTSKAFPQGQESGHVDERIRKEIVERCCGVPLVIKAISRLMSLKDRAQWLPFIQQELPNRVKDDIIDTLKLSYDPLPSYMKHCFAYCSLLPKGHMIDVKSMIRLWIAQGFVSSSNLGECLEIDGLRCFESLLRRSFFHEVEKDGLGNIRSCKMHDFMHDLATHVAGFRSIKVERGGNRISELTRHVSFDTELDLSLPSAQHLRTLALLQGGKWDEGAWESICQDFRRLCVLVLSHFGMKKVSPLIQKLKHLKYLDLSNNEMEALSNSVTNLVNLQVLKLNGCRKLKELPRDIGKLINLRHLDVGCYLDDDLCENLVYMPRGIGKLTSLQTLSCFVAAKNRSPTSKKVGGLNELSALNELRGRLEIRVKEYERSSCIFEFDGAKLKDKKYLQSLTIWWDLEEDLISDIILYDKMLQNLQPNLSLQELKLRGYKGIRFPHWLSELSNLVSIHLIFCPRLKHIPPLDKIPSVRELLIMHLNNLEYMDSEGGGGRGVSGFFPSLKKLSIYNCPNLKGWWKKSRDEMSDDNDESLKEMLCFPCLSSLSIVDCPNLTSMPLFPTLSILILLRASSMPLQQTIEMTSPISSSSSSSRPLSKLKKLYIYFIDDMESLPEVGLQNLSSLQQLSIRGCSRLKSLPLPDQGMHSLQKLDISNCREIEFSSQSKISYCHGELRVIEYRVGRFPSWLSNLSNLVRIHLQNCRGLEQIPPLHGIPSLEDLYFGSMDDLEYIDSEGVGGRGVSKFFPSLKKLHIFDCAKLKGWWKKSRDEMKDDSDESTKEMLCFPHLSSLRIEYCPNLNSMPLFPTLDEGLYLIKISSEPLQQTMKMTSPVSSSSSSSSSSSSSSSSFIHPLSKLKNLRIWAIDDMESLPEVGLQNLSSLQQLSIWGCERLKSLPLPDQGMHSLQKLEVVFCSEMKSLSESQGRIPYLPSLQELILKGCSEELSGRPRGWEKEAEKEWHTNE, encoded by the coding sequence ATGGGTCATAGAGTTAAAGCACTTAGAGAGAGACTAGATGCCATTGAAACTGAcagtaaaaaattcaattttgtggCTCGTCAAGAGGAGGGAGCTTCTTCGACCACTGCCAGGGAGCAAACTACCTCATCTGAACCTGAAAAAATAGTTGGGAGAGAGAGTGACAAAGAGGCAGTTAAAATTTTTCTGATGAATTCCATCTATGAGCATAATGTTTCTGTCATCTCCGTAGTTGGAATGGGAGGGTTGGGGAAGACCACACTAGCTCAACATGTTTACAATAATGAGCAAGTTCAGGCGCATTTTGGTGTGAGACTCTGGGTAAGTGTCTCAGGCAGCTTAGATGTTAGAAAGATTATCAAAGGGGCTGTAGGTACTGGAGATTCTGATGATCAGTTAGAGAGTCTGAAAGAAAAGCTTGAAcggaaaatagaaaaaaagaagtatcTTCTTGTATTAGATGATGTGTGGGATGGTGAGGATGATGGTGAAAAATGGTATAGGTTGAAGGAGTTGTTACCACGTGATGTAGTAGGAAGTAAGATAGTGGTAACTACACGTTCTCATGTAATTGCCAAATTCACAAGCACAATAGAACCACATGTTTTAGAAGGTCTGTCAGTAGATGAGTCATGGGATCTGTTTACAAGCAAGGCATTTCCTCAAGGCCAGGAGTCGGGTCATGTAGATGAGAGAATTAGAAAAGAGATTGTAGAGAGGTGTTGTGGAGTTCCTTTGGTCATAAAGGCAATTTCGAGGTTAATGTCTTTGAAAGATAGAGCCCAGTGGTTGCCCTTTATCCAACAAGAACTTCCAAATAGGGTCAAAGATGATATCATAGATACCCTTAAGTTAAGCTACGATCCTCTTCCATCATATATGAAGCATTGCTTTGCATACTGTAGCTTACTCCCAAAAGGTCATATGATTGATGTGAAGTCAATGATTCGACTTTGGATTGCACAAGGGTTTGTTAGCTCCTCGAATTTGGGTGAGTGTTTAGAAATTGATGGTCTTAGGTGCTTTGAGAGTTTACTGCGGAGGTCATTCTTCCACGAAGTGGAGAAGGATGGTTTAGGTAACATAAGAAGTTGCAAAATGCATGATTTTATGCATGATCTTGCAACCCATGTCGCTGGTTTTCGGAGCATCAAAGTGGAGCGTGGAGGAAATAGGATTAGTGAATTGACTCGGCACGTGTCATTTGACACGGAATTGGATTTGTCTTTGCCTAGTGCACAACATCTAAGAACACTTGCGTTATTGCAAGGTGGAAAATGGGATGAGGGGGCATGGGAGTCTATTTGTCAAGACTTTAGGCGTTTGTGTGTGCTTGTTTTGAGTCATTTTGGAATGAAGAAAGTGTCACCTCTCATTCAAAAGCTCAAGCATCTGAAATATCTTGATCTTTCGAATAATGAGATGGAGGCGCTTTCTAATTCTGTCACCAATCTGGTAAATTTGCAAGTGCTCAAGCTCAATGGTTGTAGGAAACTTAAGGAACTACCTAGGGATATTGGTAAGCTAATTAATCTGAGGCATCTTGATGTTGGTTGCTATCTTGATGATGATTTATGTGAAAATTTAGTGTATATGCCTCGTGGGATTGGGAAATTAACTAGTCTACAAACATTGTCATGTTTTGTGGCTGCTAAAAATAGGAGTCCTACATCCAAGAAGGTTGGTGGATTGAATGAGTTGAGTGCATTAAATGAATTGAGAGGGAGGCTAGAAATAAGAGTAAAGGAATACGAGAGGAGTTCTTGTATATTTGAATTTGATGGAgctaaattgaaagataaaaaatatcttcagtCGTTGACCATATGGTGGGACCTAGAGGAAGATCTTATTTCAGATATTATTTTGTATGATAAAATGTTGCAAAACCTCCAGCCAAACTTGAGTCTTCAAGAGTTGAAACTGAGAGGCTATAAAGGCATCAGGTTTCCACATTGGCTTTCAGAACTCTCAAATCTTGTAAGCATTCATCTAATATTCTGTCCAAGACTTAAGCATATCCCTCCCTTAGATAAAATCCCTTCTGTTAGAGAATTGTTGATTATGCATTTGAATAATTTGGAGTACATGGATAGCGAGGGGGGTGGAGGAAGAGGAGTTTCAGGATTTTTCCCGTCTTTAAAAAAACTTAGCATCTATAATTGTCCTAATCTGAAGGGATGGTGGAAGAAGAGTAGAGATGAGATGAGTGACGATAATGATGAGTCATTAAAAGAAATGCTATGTTTTccatgtctttcttccttgagCATTGTTGATTGTCCAAACTTGACTTCAATGCCGTTGTTTCCAACTCTGTCAATTCTCATTTTGTTGAGAGCTAGTTCAATGCCATTACAGCAGACAATAGAGATGACATCAccaatctcttcttcttcttcttcttcccgtCCTCTCTCCAAATTGAagaaactatatatttatttcattgatgATATGGAATCTCTTCCAGAAGTAGGGCTGCAAAATCTCTCGTCTCTCCAACAGCTATCAATTAGGGGATGCTCAAGATTGAAGTCTCTGCCACTGCCTGATCAGGGGATGCATTCTCTTCAGAAATTAGATATCAGCAATTGCAGAGAAATTGAGTTTTCATCTCAATCTAAAATATCTTACTGCCATGGAGAATTGAGAGTGATAGAATATAGAGTTGGGAGGTTTCCAAGTTGGCTTTCAAATCTCTCAAATCTAGTAAGGATTCATCTACAAAATTGTAGAGGACTTGAGCAAATCCCTCCCTTACACGGAATCCCTTCTCTTGAAGATTTATATTTTGGCAGTATGGATGATTTGGAGTACATAGATAGTGAGGGGGTTGGAGGAAGAGGAGTGTCGAAGTTTTTCCCATCTTTAAAGAAACTTCATATCTTTGATTGTGCTAAACTGAAGGGATGGTGGAAGAAGAGTAGAGATGAGATGAAGGATGATAGTGATGAGTCAACAAAAGAAATGCTATGTTTTCCACATCTTTCTTCCTTGAGAATTGAATATTGTCCAAATCTGAATTCAATGCCGTTGTTTCCAACTCTCGATGAAGGTCTTTATCTGATCAAAATTAGTTCAGAGCCATTACAGCAGACAATGAAGATGACATCACcagtctcttcttcttcttcttcttcttcttcttcttcttcttcttcttcttcatttatcCATCCTCTCTCCAAATTGAAGAATCTAAGGATATGGGCAATTGATGACATGGAATCTCTTCCAGAAGTAGGGCTGCaaaatctctcttctcttcaaCAGCTATCAATTTGGGGATGCGAAAGATTGAAGTCTCTGCCACTGCCTGATCAAGGGATGCATTCTCTTCAGAAATTAGAAGTTGTTTTTTGCAGCGAAATGAAGTCTCTATCTGAATCTCAAGGGAGGATACCCTACCTTCCCTCTTTGCAAGAATTAATACTAAAAGGCTGCAGTGAAGAGTTGAGCGGAAGACCGAGAGGATGGGAAAAAGAGGCTGAGAAGGAGTGGCATACAAATGAGTAG